The following nucleotide sequence is from Thioalkalivibrio sp. XN279.
TGAAGAAGGACTGGGAAGAGAATCCGCGCTGGAAGGGCGTTACGCGGCCCTATAGCGCCGAGGATGTCGCAAGGCTCCGCGGCACCGTGGACATCGAGTATTCGCTCGCGCGCCAGGGCGCCGAGAAGCTTTGGAAGTACCTCCACGAGAAGCCGTTCGTCAACGCGCTCGGCGCGCTGACCGGCAACCAGGCCATGCAGCAGGTGAAGGCCGGGTTGAACGCGATCTATCTTTCCGGCTGGCAGGTGGCGGGCGATGCCAACCTCGCCGGCGAGATGTACCCCGACCAGTCGCTGTACCCGGCCAACTCGGTGCCCGCGGTGGTGCGCAGGATCAACCGCACCCTGCTGCGCGCCGACCAGTTGCACCACGCCGAAGGCAACGACAGCATCGACTGGATGCAGCCCATCGTGGCGGACGCCGAGGCCGGCTTCGGCGGCGTGCTCAACGCCTTCGAGCTGATGAAGGACATGATCGACGCCGGCGCCGCGGGCGTGCATTTCGAGGACCAGCTGTCCTCGGCGAAGAAGTGCGGCCACATGGGCGGCAAGGTGCTCGTCCCCACCGCGGAGGCTGTCAGCAAGCTGGCCGCCGCGCGCCTTGCGGCCGACGTCTGTGGCGTCCCCACCCTGCTGGTGGCGCGCACGGATGCCGATGCGGCCAACCTGCTGACCTCTGACATCGACGAGCGGGACCGTCCCTTCATCACCGGCGAGCGCACGTCCGAGGGTTTCTTCCGTGTGAACGCGGGTATCGACCAGGCCATTTCACGCGGCCTGGCCTATGCGCCGCTGGCCGACCTGGTGTGGTGCGAGACTTCCGTGCCGGATCTCGGCATGGCGAAGAAGTTTGCCGAGGCCATGCACAAGGAATTCCCCGACCAGATGCTGGCCTACAACTGCTCCCCGTCCTTCAACTGGAAGCGCCACCTGGACGACGCCACCATCGCCAAGTTCCAGAAGGAACTCGGCGCCATGGGCTACAAGTTCCAGTTCATCACGCTGGCCGGCTTCCATGCCCTCAACTACAGCATGTTCACGCTGGCCAAGGGCTACAAGGAAAGCCAGATGAAGGCTTACGTGGAGCTGCAGGAAGCCGAGTTCGCCAGCGAGAAGGACGGCTACACGGCCACCAAGCACCAGCGCGAAGTCGGTGCCGGGTATTTCGACGCCGTGACCCAGGTGGTGACGGCAGGCCAGTCGTCTCTCAGCGCTTTGGCGGGATCCACGGAGGAAGAGCAGTTCCACGCCGGCTGAGGCTGCTTGTGCAACAACAAGGGGTCCCGGCGGCGCGTCTGCCGGGACCCTTCGTTTTTAAGGAGGATGCTTGATTGCGGAACTCGCAGAATTTCTGAATAACTGGACCATCACCATCGTCTGGGCCGCGATCGTGGCTGCCTGCCTGGCGGTGCTGGTATTCGACTTGCGCCGGCGCAATCCGCAGACGATGAGCCTGATGCGCGCCGTGTGGTTCCTGACCGTCCTTTATTCCGGCCCCATCGGACTCGGCGTCTACTGGTTCTCGGGACGCAGGCAGATTCGCCGCGACTCGATCTGGCGCCGCGGCTGGCGCTCCGTGAGCCATTGCTATTCCGGTTGCGGCGCTGGCGAAGTGATCGGCGTGGTGGTGACCATTGGCCTGCTCGCTTGGGCCGCCTGGCCGGCAGCAATCGCGACCTTCACGCTGGCTTACGTGTTCGGCTACGCGATGACCGTCGGGCCGCTGCTGCAGGAAGGCGTCGGACTGCGCGCCGCCCTGTGGGATGCCTTCACTTCCGAGAGCGCCTCGATTTTCTTCATGGAGATCGTGGCCATCGGCGTGGACATGCTGATTGCGGGCGACGCCACCATCGGGCAGCCGCTGTTCTGGAACGGGATGATAGTTTCCTTGTCCTGCGGGCTTATCGCCGCGTGGCCCGTCAACGTGCTGCTGATCCGCTGGGGCGTGAAGTCCGGCATGCACGACCCGCGGGAAACGGCTGCGTCCGGACACCACGGGCAGGAGGGCTGAGCCCATGCAGTATGTCGTGCGCGCCATTCTCCCGCTTCTGCTGCTGGCTTTAACCCTGCCCGCGGCGGCCAGCGCAGCGCCGCGGCAGCGGGTCGAGACGCTGTCGCTGCAACAGGCGCTGGAACTGGCGCAGGCGCAGAACCCGGAGGTGCTCCTGGGTCGGGTCCGGCAGGCCCGGGCCGAGGCGGCGCGCCTGCAAACACAGCGCGGGGTACTGCCGACCGTCACGGCGGATGCAACTTACTTGCACGCAGACCTCGGGCTGCTCGAGGCGCCCTTGCCCGAAATCCCCGGCACTCTTCCCCTCGCCGGCGGGGTGAGCCTCGATCCCTTCGAAGGCACCATCCTCGGGGTGCAGCTGGTGCAGCCGCTCGTAAATGTGGGCGCGTGGCACGCGCGGGAGCAGGCGCAGCTCCAGGTCGAGGCCGCGCGCACCGGGTTGGGGAGAATCTCGGCCGAGGTCGCGGTGACAACGATCGAGGCCTATTTCGCTGCGGTCACTGCCGCCGCGCAGGTGGAGGCCGAGGCCGGGGCGCTTGCCGCGGCGCGGCGCGCGCTGGCACAGGCCGAGGCTGCGCATCGCGAGGGGCTCGTATCGCGCCTCGACGTGCTCAATGCCCGTACCCGGGTGGCCGAGATGGAGGCGCGGCTCGGCAGCGCCGAAGCACGCGTGATTGCGGCCGAGTCGGCCCTGCAGGAAACGCTAGGCATCGACGACGACGTGTCCATCGAACTCACTGACCCCGTCCCGGACCCGCCGCTGCGCCTGGCGGCGGGCGAAGAGCGACTGCTGCAGAGGGCAGACGTGCGCGCACTGCAGCAGGCCGTCGCCGCGGCCGAGGCGGGCGTGAAGCGGGCGCAGGCCGGGCACCTCCCGGACGTGAACCTGTTTGCGCGCTACCAGCGCGTCGATCTCAACAATCCGCTCGATTACGACGAGACCGACTGGATCGTCGGCGTGACTCTCGGCTGGACGCTGTTTTCGGGTTTCGGGGTCGCGGGCGCAGTCGACGAAGCGCAGGCGGACGCATGGCGACGGCGCATCGAACTCAGCGCCCGGCAACGGCGTGTGCAGAGCGAAGCCAGCGACACACGGGCCTGGTGGCAGGCGGAGCTGCAGGCATGGCAAAGCGCCACACGCAGCATCACGGGCGCAGAGGAGGCCCAGGCGCTGGCGGAGCGCCGCTACGCCGAGGGGCTGAACGACATGACCGAAGTGCTGCAGGCACAGGCCAGCGCGCTCGGGGCAAGGACCCGGGCGTTGCAAGCCCGGTACAAGGCCGTGGTCGCCGCACAACGGTACCTGCTCGCCATCGGTGCGCAGGACGCAGGGAGGTTGACACCTTGAGTGATGCAACACGCCGTGTGACGAGAAATCGGGCTGCGGGTTTTCTCGCCGCCTGTGCGCTGGCCGCGGTGCTCGCGGCCTGTGGCGAGCAACAGGCCACGTCCGGGCCTGATGCCGACCGTCCAGTGGAAGTGCATGTCGCGACGGCCGCAGCCGTGTCGCAGAGCGGCGTGATCCGGGTCGCGGGCGTCGTGCGCCCGGCCACTCGCGCGCAATTGAGCACCCGCCAGGCAGGCACGG
It contains:
- the aceA gene encoding isocitrate lyase — its product is MTRLSADALKKDWEENPRWKGVTRPYSAEDVARLRGTVDIEYSLARQGAEKLWKYLHEKPFVNALGALTGNQAMQQVKAGLNAIYLSGWQVAGDANLAGEMYPDQSLYPANSVPAVVRRINRTLLRADQLHHAEGNDSIDWMQPIVADAEAGFGGVLNAFELMKDMIDAGAAGVHFEDQLSSAKKCGHMGGKVLVPTAEAVSKLAAARLAADVCGVPTLLVARTDADAANLLTSDIDERDRPFITGERTSEGFFRVNAGIDQAISRGLAYAPLADLVWCETSVPDLGMAKKFAEAMHKEFPDQMLAYNCSPSFNWKRHLDDATIAKFQKELGAMGYKFQFITLAGFHALNYSMFTLAKGYKESQMKAYVELQEAEFASEKDGYTATKHQREVGAGYFDAVTQVVTAGQSSLSALAGSTEEEQFHAG
- a CDS encoding DUF4396 domain-containing protein gives rise to the protein MIAELAEFLNNWTITIVWAAIVAACLAVLVFDLRRRNPQTMSLMRAVWFLTVLYSGPIGLGVYWFSGRRQIRRDSIWRRGWRSVSHCYSGCGAGEVIGVVVTIGLLAWAAWPAAIATFTLAYVFGYAMTVGPLLQEGVGLRAALWDAFTSESASIFFMEIVAIGVDMLIAGDATIGQPLFWNGMIVSLSCGLIAAWPVNVLLIRWGVKSGMHDPRETAASGHHGQEG
- a CDS encoding TolC family protein yields the protein MQYVVRAILPLLLLALTLPAAASAAPRQRVETLSLQQALELAQAQNPEVLLGRVRQARAEAARLQTQRGVLPTVTADATYLHADLGLLEAPLPEIPGTLPLAGGVSLDPFEGTILGVQLVQPLVNVGAWHAREQAQLQVEAARTGLGRISAEVAVTTIEAYFAAVTAAAQVEAEAGALAAARRALAQAEAAHREGLVSRLDVLNARTRVAEMEARLGSAEARVIAAESALQETLGIDDDVSIELTDPVPDPPLRLAAGEERLLQRADVRALQQAVAAAEAGVKRAQAGHLPDVNLFARYQRVDLNNPLDYDETDWIVGVTLGWTLFSGFGVAGAVDEAQADAWRRRIELSARQRRVQSEASDTRAWWQAELQAWQSATRSITGAEEAQALAERRYAEGLNDMTEVLQAQASALGARTRALQARYKAVVAAQRYLLAIGAQDAGRLTP